In Dyadobacter sp. NIV53, a single window of DNA contains:
- a CDS encoding phosphocholine-specific phospholipase C — protein MDSRRDFLKKAALLSGAGAMANMLPPVIQKALAINPELGSTFYDAEHIVFLMQENRSFDHQLGTLQGVRGYNDPRAINLPDKNKVWLQTNKEGETYGPFQLNVKDTKVAWMGSIPHGWSDQTDAMNNGKYDKWLDVKKARNKDYTKIPLTMGYCDRSDFPFYYSLADAFTVCDHNFCSSITGTHPNRHYWMTGTVREKNEVESVAHLWNVSNYEYPELDWKTYPERLEEHGVSWKVYQNELTMGYGLKGEESAWLSNFGTNVLEYYKQYNVRLHEGGIANLQTKKESILQQIAELEKKPSDDKVTMRLAAAKKVLANIETAQTRFTKDSYNNLSEQGKELHNKAFTTNINDEFYHELEMLKYDDNGTERELKVPKSDVFYQFREDVKNDTLPTVSWLMPPAHFSDHPGQPWFGPWYVSEAMEILLQNPEVWKKTIFILTYDENDGYFDHVPPFVVPNPYKENTGKVSKGIDPKLDFATRSQQTNPSMNESSIRESAIGLGFRVPMIIASPWTRGGFVNSEVFDHTSSLQFLENFLEKKFNKKVKEENITEWRRTICGDLTSVFRPYNGEKINSPEFLNKKPFIEGIHQAQFKEAPANYKQLTPAEIEQINTDPAQSPYFPKQEKGVRSACALPYELYTDCVFDKSKNSIGLSFKAGNKVFGNKATGSPFRVYAINPYQKEELKAWDYSVAAGDMLQDEWKVEDFENSWYHFRVYGPNGFYREFTGNEKNPLVKITCSYEPTRLNSSKLTGNMIVTIINKDTKAHSLTLSDNSYKTGNQSKTIAAGAQTSIVLNLSKTYNWYDFSVKLKGNETFEERFAGRVETGMVTKTDPLMGGVV, from the coding sequence ATGGATTCACGTAGAGACTTCTTAAAAAAAGCAGCACTTTTATCAGGCGCCGGTGCGATGGCTAATATGCTGCCGCCGGTTATTCAGAAGGCTTTGGCGATTAATCCGGAGTTGGGCAGTACCTTTTATGATGCCGAACATATTGTGTTTTTAATGCAGGAAAACCGTTCGTTTGATCACCAGCTCGGTACTTTGCAGGGCGTTCGCGGTTACAATGATCCACGTGCTATCAACCTTCCTGATAAAAATAAAGTATGGCTGCAAACAAATAAAGAAGGTGAAACGTACGGGCCGTTTCAATTAAATGTAAAAGATACCAAGGTGGCCTGGATGGGCTCTATTCCACATGGCTGGTCGGACCAGACAGATGCCATGAACAATGGAAAATATGATAAATGGCTGGACGTTAAAAAAGCGAGAAATAAAGATTATACCAAAATACCATTAACGATGGGTTATTGCGATCGGTCCGATTTTCCGTTTTACTATTCTCTGGCCGATGCGTTTACCGTTTGTGACCATAATTTTTGTTCGAGTATAACAGGCACGCATCCGAACCGTCATTACTGGATGACAGGTACAGTGCGTGAAAAAAATGAGGTAGAATCCGTAGCGCATTTGTGGAATGTAAGCAATTATGAATATCCGGAACTCGACTGGAAAACATATCCTGAGCGCCTTGAAGAACACGGTGTTTCCTGGAAAGTGTACCAGAATGAGCTGACGATGGGATACGGATTAAAAGGAGAAGAAAGTGCGTGGCTGAGCAATTTCGGAACCAATGTGCTTGAATATTATAAGCAGTACAACGTAAGATTGCACGAGGGCGGAATCGCTAATTTGCAAACTAAAAAGGAAAGCATTTTACAGCAAATAGCCGAACTCGAAAAAAAGCCTTCGGATGATAAAGTAACTATGCGGCTGGCTGCTGCAAAAAAAGTACTGGCCAATATTGAAACTGCACAAACAAGATTCACCAAAGACAGTTACAATAATCTCTCCGAACAAGGCAAGGAGCTGCATAACAAGGCATTCACTACCAATATCAACGACGAGTTTTATCATGAACTTGAAATGTTGAAATATGATGATAATGGTACGGAAAGGGAATTGAAAGTACCTAAAAGCGATGTTTTTTATCAGTTTAGGGAAGATGTAAAAAATGATACTTTACCAACAGTTTCCTGGCTGATGCCGCCTGCACATTTTTCTGATCATCCAGGACAGCCATGGTTTGGGCCGTGGTATGTAAGTGAGGCAATGGAAATTTTATTGCAAAATCCGGAAGTCTGGAAGAAAACCATTTTCATATTAACCTACGACGAAAACGATGGTTATTTTGATCATGTTCCACCTTTTGTAGTGCCCAATCCGTACAAAGAGAACACAGGGAAAGTTTCCAAAGGAATAGATCCGAAATTAGATTTTGCAACCCGCAGCCAGCAAACCAATCCTTCGATGAACGAGAGCAGCATCCGGGAAAGTGCGATAGGACTAGGCTTTCGGGTGCCTATGATTATTGCTTCTCCGTGGACGCGGGGCGGATTTGTGAATTCGGAAGTATTTGACCATACTTCGTCTTTACAATTTTTAGAAAACTTTTTAGAAAAGAAATTCAATAAGAAGGTAAAAGAAGAGAATATCACCGAATGGCGCCGTACGATCTGTGGCGACCTTACTTCGGTATTCAGGCCCTATAATGGCGAGAAGATAAACAGCCCTGAATTTTTAAACAAAAAACCCTTTATTGAAGGAATCCATCAGGCACAATTTAAAGAAGCACCAGCCAATTACAAACAGTTAACACCTGCTGAAATTGAACAGATTAATACTGATCCTGCACAATCCCCTTATTTTCCAAAACAGGAAAAAGGTGTGAGATCTGCCTGTGCTTTGCCTTATGAGCTATATACAGATTGTGTTTTTGATAAAAGTAAAAACAGTATCGGACTTTCGTTTAAAGCAGGAAACAAAGTATTTGGCAATAAGGCAACCGGATCGCCATTCAGGGTTTATGCCATCAATCCGTATCAGAAAGAAGAGTTGAAAGCATGGGATTACAGCGTCGCAGCAGGAGATATGTTGCAGGACGAATGGAAAGTTGAAGATTTTGAAAACAGCTGGTATCATTTCAGAGTTTATGGCCCAAATGGTTTTTATCGTGAATTCACCGGAAATGAAAAAAATCCTTTGGTTAAAATCACGTGCAGTTACGAGCCAACCAGACTGAATTCTTCAAAACTGACCGGTAATATGATTGTTACCATAATAAATAAGGATACGAAGGCACATAGTTTAACTCTTTCCGATAACAGTTATAAAACCGGAAATCAAAGCAAAACGATTGCCGCCGGCGCTCAGACAAGTATTGTTTTGAACTTGTCAAAAACATACAACTGGTATGACTTCAGTGTAAAGTTAAAGGGGAATGAAACTTTTGAAGAACGCTTCGCCGGACGTGTGGAAACGGGAATGGTAACAAAGACTGACCCGTTGATGGGTGGAGTGGTTTGA
- a CDS encoding class I SAM-dependent methyltransferase, with the protein MNRIDLETLAWYHTYFNGLPQRAWKLHQDEEYTEYEVDFLRDVLEIQEDNKVLDLLSGYGRHAIPLANEGVDMTCIDISEEYCDELQSIVNKEKLPIEVICDDVLYYDFGSQQFNAAYCLGNSFSFFPRTDLQRLIQNVADVLIPGGHFVIHTENLAESIFPNFQTRNWMPVREDIIYLTENVYNAEGGYIEAEQTFISGSEKVTYSVRQHIYTLSELCTMFVRAGFEVTATFANLEAEPFVLGDDNVYLLARKI; encoded by the coding sequence TTGAACCGGATAGATTTAGAGACATTGGCCTGGTACCATACTTATTTTAACGGACTTCCTCAGCGTGCCTGGAAACTGCACCAGGATGAAGAATATACGGAATATGAAGTTGATTTTCTTCGTGATGTTCTTGAAATTCAGGAAGATAATAAAGTGCTTGATCTACTTTCAGGATACGGCCGCCATGCAATTCCATTAGCTAATGAAGGGGTTGATATGACATGTATTGATATTTCAGAAGAATACTGTGATGAACTTCAATCCATTGTCAATAAGGAAAAATTGCCGATCGAAGTAATTTGTGATGATGTGCTGTATTATGATTTTGGCAGTCAGCAATTCAATGCGGCGTATTGTTTAGGAAATAGTTTCAGCTTTTTTCCACGTACCGATTTGCAAAGGCTAATCCAGAATGTGGCTGATGTGCTTATTCCGGGCGGGCACTTTGTAATCCATACCGAAAATCTGGCTGAAAGTATTTTCCCGAATTTTCAGACCAGAAACTGGATGCCGGTTCGGGAGGACATCATTTACCTGACCGAAAATGTATACAATGCCGAAGGCGGGTATATAGAAGCAGAGCAAACCTTCATTTCCGGTTCGGAAAAAGTAACGTATTCGGTGCGACAGCACATTTACACGCTTTCCGAATTGTGTACTATGTTTGTACGTGCAGGTTTTGAAGTTACAGCTACTTTTGCGAATCTGGAAGCTGAGCCCTTTGTGCTGGGCGATGATAATGTATATTTACTGGCAAGAAAAATCTGA
- a CDS encoding DUF6691 family protein: MSDSNTDLLPKDNFAIKDDGFDGTNQQERPESFASNIKYLIVGILFGIVFVKAEIVSWFRIQEMFRLDSFHMYGVIGSAVVVGLISVQIIKRFKIDTLQGEHISVPDKTFDKGQIYGGILFGIGWAITGACPGPLFAQIGSGFLAIIVTLLSAIAGTWTYGLLRPKLPH, encoded by the coding sequence ATGAGTGATTCAAATACCGATTTATTACCAAAAGATAATTTCGCTATTAAAGACGATGGCTTTGACGGCACAAACCAACAGGAACGCCCTGAAAGTTTTGCTTCAAACATTAAATACCTGATTGTAGGTATACTTTTCGGGATCGTGTTTGTGAAAGCAGAAATTGTTTCCTGGTTCCGCATTCAGGAAATGTTCCGGCTCGATTCCTTCCACATGTATGGAGTAATCGGTTCAGCAGTGGTAGTAGGATTAATTTCCGTTCAGATTATCAAACGCTTCAAAATCGATACTTTGCAAGGCGAACACATTTCTGTTCCGGATAAAACTTTTGATAAAGGACAAATTTACGGTGGAATCCTGTTTGGAATCGGATGGGCAATTACGGGTGCATGCCCGGGGCCGCTGTTTGCACAGATTGGCAGTGGATTTCTGGCGATTATTGTTACCCTGCTAAGCGCCATTGCAGGAACCTGGACGTACGGGTTATTACGCCCAAAGCTCCCTCACTGA
- a CDS encoding YeeE/YedE family protein — translation MEILEFIRKPWPWYVAGPLIGLTVPILLLLGNKSFAISSSLRHICAAVIPANISFFKYDWRKEAWNLFFVAGITLGGFVATFWLANPDTIVISKATQTSLVTLGITDFAGLMPSDIFSVANIFTLKGLIFFVLGGFLVGFGTRYAGGCTSGHAIMGLSNLQWPSLVATISFMAGGFACTHLLLPFLLQLVK, via the coding sequence ATGGAAATTCTTGAATTTATCCGAAAACCATGGCCGTGGTATGTTGCAGGGCCGTTGATCGGGCTTACTGTTCCGATACTCTTGCTTTTGGGTAATAAATCCTTTGCCATATCTTCTTCTCTGCGCCATATCTGTGCGGCGGTTATTCCTGCCAATATTTCATTTTTTAAATACGACTGGCGGAAAGAAGCATGGAATTTATTCTTTGTTGCCGGTATTACGCTTGGTGGTTTCGTTGCTACTTTCTGGCTTGCTAATCCGGATACGATCGTCATTTCAAAAGCTACGCAAACCTCTCTTGTTACATTAGGTATTACAGATTTTGCCGGGTTAATGCCTTCGGATATATTTTCAGTAGCTAATATCTTTACTTTAAAAGGGCTGATATTCTTCGTTTTGGGAGGTTTTCTGGTAGGATTTGGAACACGTTATGCCGGTGGCTGCACTTCCGGTCACGCGATTATGGGGTTGTCTAATTTACAATGGCCATCTCTCGTAGCCACAATCAGTTTTATGGCCGGCGGTTTTGCATGTACGCATCTACTGCTTCCGTTTTTACTTCAATTGGTAAAATGA
- a CDS encoding rhodanese-like domain-containing protein: protein MKIEQIYTGCLAQGAYFIFSNGEAAVIDPLREVQTYIRKAEKVGAKIKYVFETHFHADFVSGHLDLSEKTDSVIVYGPGAKTGFKAHVARDHEEFQVGEIIIKALHTPGHTLESTSYLLLDKNRKPTALFSGDTLFIGDVGRPDLAQKGDLTMEDLAGILYDSLRSKIMTLPDDVIVYPAHGAGSACGKNMSKETSDTLGNQKKFNYALRADMTKEEFIQEVTDGLAEPPQYFPENVKMNRDGVESIDQVLERGDQALSAEAFEAKANNTGALILDTRNAADFAKGFIPNSINIGIDGGFAPWVGALIPDLKQNLLIVAQPDQEEEVVTRLARVGYDYTIGYLNGGFDVWKKSEKETDTIQSINAAEFAEKYKTGTLKIVDVRKPDEFEEGHIKGASNLPLDNINELMDEFSKNETLYVHCAGGYRSMIAASILKSRGFDDVVNIEGGFGAVSKTDVAVE, encoded by the coding sequence ATGAAAATTGAACAAATATATACGGGCTGTCTGGCTCAGGGAGCTTATTTTATTTTCTCGAACGGTGAAGCAGCCGTTATTGATCCGTTGCGGGAAGTACAGACCTATATCAGAAAGGCTGAAAAAGTTGGTGCTAAAATCAAATACGTTTTTGAAACCCATTTTCACGCCGATTTTGTATCCGGGCATCTGGACCTTTCTGAAAAAACAGATTCAGTTATTGTGTATGGCCCGGGTGCCAAAACAGGTTTTAAAGCACATGTTGCCAGAGATCATGAAGAATTTCAAGTTGGTGAAATAATCATTAAAGCGCTGCATACGCCGGGGCACACTTTAGAATCGACCAGTTATTTATTACTTGATAAAAATAGAAAACCCACTGCATTATTCAGTGGCGACACGCTTTTTATTGGTGATGTCGGCCGCCCGGATCTAGCCCAAAAAGGTGACCTGACTATGGAAGACCTTGCAGGAATTTTGTATGATAGCCTGCGTTCTAAAATTATGACTTTGCCCGATGATGTGATCGTATATCCGGCACATGGCGCTGGTTCTGCATGTGGAAAGAATATGAGCAAGGAAACTTCGGATACGCTTGGCAATCAGAAGAAGTTCAATTATGCGCTGCGGGCAGATATGACGAAAGAAGAGTTTATCCAGGAAGTTACTGACGGATTAGCTGAACCGCCGCAATATTTTCCGGAAAATGTAAAAATGAACCGTGACGGCGTGGAAAGTATCGACCAGGTTCTGGAACGTGGAGATCAGGCTTTATCCGCCGAAGCATTTGAAGCAAAAGCAAATAACACAGGGGCATTGATACTGGACACCAGAAATGCAGCTGATTTTGCAAAAGGTTTCATTCCAAATTCAATAAACATTGGCATTGACGGCGGTTTTGCTCCGTGGGTTGGTGCGTTAATTCCTGATTTAAAACAGAATCTGTTGATTGTGGCCCAGCCTGACCAGGAAGAAGAAGTAGTAACCCGACTGGCAAGGGTTGGATATGATTATACGATCGGCTACCTGAACGGTGGATTTGATGTCTGGAAAAAATCAGAAAAAGAAACGGACACAATCCAGTCAATCAATGCTGCTGAATTTGCGGAAAAATATAAAACCGGAACGCTAAAAATCGTTGACGTAAGAAAACCTGATGAATTTGAAGAGGGACATATTAAAGGGGCTTCGAATTTACCTCTGGACAATATCAATGAGCTGATGGATGAATTTTCGAAAAATGAAACACTTTATGTTCATTGTGCCGGCGGCTACCGTTCTATGATCGCCGCTTCTATATTAAAATCCAGAGGATTTGATGATGTAGTCAATATTGAAGGCGGATTTGGTGCTGTTTCGAAAACGGATGTGGCGGTTGAATAG
- a CDS encoding MATE family efflux transporter, producing MKKWFQLLRQAISGSEESFTEGSINRAIFLLSVPMILEMVMESLFAVVDIFFVSKVSIEAVATVGLTESVITLVYSVAIGLSTAATATIARRVGEGNTKQARRAIGQVILISLAISSVVAVIGTTFAGDILRIMGADSGVIKTGTNFARIQFLSSPVVILLYSLSGALRGAGLASTAMRSLIIANCFNMILGPLLIFGVGPFPELGVTGAALATAMGRSIGVAYQLYSLAKVNKTLALVWEDLRPHRETIRTMIKVAAGGTGQFLVSSASWIFLTRILAEFGSDVVAGYTIAIRVIMFTLLPAWGLANAAATLVGQNLGAKQPERAEASVWRCALFNLIFLVGISLFMFIWAEAIVGWFTTDAHVIATGKLALRVVCLGYGFYAYSMVVIQSLNGAGDTKTPTVLNLICFWMIQIPVAYVLAMVLNFGPVGVFAAVPIAESILALLGIWRFRIGGWKLIQV from the coding sequence ATGAAAAAGTGGTTTCAACTGCTTAGACAGGCTATTAGTGGCTCCGAGGAAAGTTTTACGGAAGGGAGCATCAATCGCGCTATATTTTTATTATCAGTACCCATGATCCTGGAAATGGTCATGGAATCTCTTTTTGCCGTTGTCGATATCTTTTTTGTTTCCAAAGTCAGTATAGAAGCTGTTGCAACTGTCGGGCTTACCGAATCGGTTATCACACTGGTTTATTCCGTGGCCATCGGATTGAGCACTGCTGCTACCGCAACCATTGCAAGGCGTGTCGGGGAAGGCAATACCAAACAGGCAAGGCGTGCGATCGGGCAGGTTATTCTTATTTCTTTGGCCATATCTTCGGTAGTGGCGGTAATCGGCACCACTTTCGCGGGTGATATTCTGCGGATTATGGGAGCAGATTCCGGAGTAATTAAAACGGGGACAAACTTTGCAAGGATCCAGTTTCTAAGCAGCCCGGTGGTGATATTACTGTATTCACTGAGCGGTGCATTACGTGGCGCAGGTTTGGCATCAACCGCCATGCGTTCATTAATTATTGCCAATTGTTTTAATATGATCCTTGGCCCGTTACTGATTTTCGGCGTCGGACCTTTTCCTGAACTGGGTGTAACCGGAGCCGCTCTGGCAACTGCCATGGGACGTTCAATCGGTGTTGCATACCAGCTTTATTCACTTGCGAAAGTCAATAAAACACTGGCGCTGGTTTGGGAAGACCTTCGTCCGCACAGGGAAACGATCAGAACCATGATCAAAGTGGCAGCAGGTGGAACAGGGCAATTTCTGGTTTCATCTGCGAGCTGGATTTTCCTGACACGTATTCTGGCAGAATTTGGAAGCGATGTGGTGGCGGGTTACACCATTGCCATCCGCGTCATTATGTTTACATTATTACCAGCATGGGGACTGGCGAATGCGGCAGCAACATTGGTCGGGCAGAATTTGGGTGCCAAACAACCTGAACGCGCAGAAGCATCGGTGTGGCGTTGTGCTTTGTTCAATCTGATTTTTCTGGTAGGTATTTCGCTGTTTATGTTCATTTGGGCCGAAGCTATTGTGGGCTGGTTTACGACTGACGCTCATGTGATAGCAACCGGAAAGCTGGCACTGAGAGTGGTTTGTCTTGGTTATGGTTTTTACGCATATAGTATGGTGGTTATCCAGTCGCTGAATGGCGCAGGAGATACCAAAACGCCGACAGTCCTGAACCTGATATGTTTCTGGATGATCCAGATTCCGGTCGCTTATGTGTTGGCAATGGTACTGAACTTTGGCCCGGTTGGCGTATTTGCAGCGGTTCCTATTGCTGAATCGATTCTTGCATTACTGGGAATCTGGCGGTTCAGGATTGGCGGATGGAAATTGATCCAGGTTTAG